One Aegilops tauschii subsp. strangulata cultivar AL8/78 chromosome 7, Aet v6.0, whole genome shotgun sequence genomic window carries:
- the LOC109770562 gene encoding G-type lectin S-receptor-like serine/threonine-protein kinase LECRK4, whose product MTPLGTSPSSGLHLAPLLIVLLMHQPHLLVVVADNLTAGSSLRPPQYITCPSGDFAFGFRALDYDPSHFLLAVWFNLNLDPAADPGQKKVVWYAKDPASDSAIMATGQAVFSITPHGELLLTDSTTGGNIWTNPSPGQSGNVLRLQDSGNLQFVAIGGSNVVWETFRHPTDTLLPGQTMVSGAKLQSKRSDTDFSRGRFSMYVQADGNIVLYLMNLAGDNMDSYNSYWRTGTDQPGQTQDGNTTLFFDSPGHLHYQIKDGTMHDLAPPMPNSNVSYFQHATLDPDGIVRVYTLQKNATGRRNVPWTIFGLFPSNGCSSSTTGWEGMCGPNSYCVYGPNNKLDCECPSGYSFIDPRLKYRGCTPAFVPQSCDGKNQPSEFSLVKLPNTTWLLSSYRGYSYTTEEQCDNSCLRDCFCTATLFDGKVCYKMALLAGAGWQEGSLNMKSSIKVRTSSLPMPTSPRRPLPYLLLICSVLLMLAAASSLMLHCCLRKRNTNHDFLRVFTGKELYKATNGFHKLLGKGGFGEVYHGVIMSPHTSDVAVKKLINSNEYSEREFANEVQSIGRIHHRNLVRMVGYCKEREQRMLVFEFMPGGSLRSFLFQPQRPLWTWRVEAAIGIAKGLEYLHEGCDYPIIHCDIKPDNILLDGKSNPKITDFGIAELLNNQQMHTTVTNIRGTRGYIAPEWFQNDRRIDTKVDVYSFGVVLLEMICCRKCQDPVTGQDGDDSVTLFWWAGQLVCHGRIEVLLHSDDDAMEDLVRVERFSRVAFWCIEPNPLLRPTMHQVVQMLEGVVEVGVLPDPPSSTDSPPLISSVDWSALLSSDTPLTPLQVE is encoded by the coding sequence GCCGACAACCTCACGGCCGGATCGTCTCTCCGGCCCCCTCAGTACATCACCTGCCCCTCCGGTGACTTCGCCTTCGGCTTCCGTGCACTCGACTATGACCCCAGTCACTTCCTCCTTGCCGTCTGGTTCAACCTCAACCTTGACCCGGCAGCCGACCCCGGGCAGAAGAAGGTGGTGTGGTACGCGAAAGACCCGGCCTCAGACTCGGCAATCATGGCCACGGGGCAGGCCGTATTCAGCATCACCCCCCATGGTGAGCTCTTGCTCACAGACTCCACCACCGGCGGCAACATCTGGACGAACCCGAGCCCTGGCCAGTCAGGGAACGTCCTCAGGCTACAGGACTCGGGCAACCTCCAGTTCGTCGCCATCGGGGGGAGCAACGTCGTCTGGGAGACCTTTCGGCACCCGACCGACACGCTCCTCCCGGGGCAGACAATGGTCTCTGGAGCAAAACTTCAGTCTAAGCGCTCCGACACGGACTTCTCCCGTGGCCGCTTCAGCATGTACGTGCAGGCTGACGGCAATATCGTCTTGTACCTCATGAACCTCGCCGGTGACAACATGGACTCGTACAATTCATACTGGCGCACCGGCACCGACCAGCCCGGGCAAACCCAGGACGGCAACACCACCCTTTTCTTCGATTCGCCGGGGCACCTCCACTACCAGATCAAGGATGGCACGATGCACGATCTGGCACCTCCCATGCCGAACTCCAACGTTAGTTACTTCCAGCATGCGACGCTTGATCCGGATGGCATTGTTCGTGTCTACACCCTGCAGAAGAATGCCACTGGAAGGCGCAATGTGCCATGGACGATCTTTGGGCTGTTCCCAAGCAATGGTTGCAGCAGCAGCACTACAGGCTGGGAAGGAATGTGCGGCCCCAACTCGTACTGTGTTTATGGTCCTAACAACAAGCTCGATTGTGAGTgcccaagtggttactccttcaTCGATCCTAGGCTCAAGTACAGAGGCTGCACACCGGCGTTCGTGCCACAGAGCTGCGATGGGAAGAACCAGCCCTCCGAGTTCAGTCTTGTTAAGTTGCCCAACACCACTTGGTTGCTGTCATCATACAGAGGGTATTCGTACACCACAGAGGAGCAGTGCGACAACTCATGCTTGCGAGACTGCTTCTGCACCGCCACTCTGTTCGATGGAAAAGTTTGTTACAAAATGGCATTATTGGCGGGCGCAGGATGGCAGGAGGGAAGCCTCAACATGAAGTCATCGATCAAGGTGCGGACAAGCAGCCTCCCGATGCCGACATCACCGAGAAGACCATTGCCTTATTTACTGCTGATTTGCTCGGTGCTATTGATGCTGGCTGCAGCAAGTAGTCTCATGCTACATTGTTGCCTTCGGAAGAGGAACACTAACCATGATTTCCTGAGGGTTTTCACCGGAAAGGAGCTTTACAAAGCCACCAATGGCTTTCACAAGTTGTTGGGCAAAGGAGGCTTTGGAGAGGTCTACCATGGGGTGATAATGTCGCCACACACCTCTGATGTAGCAGTGAAGAagctcatcaactccaacgaGTACAGCGAGCGGGAGTTCGCGAATGAGGTGCAGTCCATCGGCAGGATTCACCATAGGAACCTCGTCCGCATGGTCGGTTACTGCAAAGAGCGGGAGCAAAGGATGCTTGTGTTCGAGTTCATGCCAGGCGGCTCCCTTCGAAGCTTCCTCTTCCAGCCTCAACGGCCGTTGTGGACGTGGCGTGTAGAGGCAGCAATTGGGATTGCCAAAGGGCTAGAGTATTTACATGAAGGCTGTGATTATCCGATCATTCATTGCGACATCAAGCCCGACAATATACTTCTAGATGGCAAGAGCAATCCAAAGATAACTGACTTTGGGATCGCCGAGCTTCTCAACAACCAGCAGATGCACACCACAGTGACCAATATCAGAGGTACAAGGGGCTATATTGCCCCTGAGTGGTTCCAAAATGATAGGCGCATCGATACCAAAGTTGATGTTTACAGCTTCGGTGTTGTGCTACTGGAGATGATATGCTGCCGGAAGTGCCAGGATCCGGTGACCGGGCAGGATGGTGATGACTCGGTCACACTATTCTGGTGGGCCGGTCAGTTGGTCTGTCATGGAAGGATTGAGGTGTTGTTGCATAGTGACGACGACGCCATGGAGGACTTGGTCAGAGTGGAAAGGTTCTCGCGTGTGGCGTTCTGGTGCATTGAGCCGAATCCTTTGCTGCGACCAACAATGCACCAGGTTGTGCAGATGTTGGAGGGTGTGGTTGAGGTTGGCGTCCTACCTGATCCTCCAAGCTCCACAGATTCACCACCCTTAATCTCTTCAGTTGACTGGAGTGCTTTGCTGTCAAGTGATACTCCTCTTACTCCTCTTCAGGTGGAGTGA